DNA from Clarias gariepinus isolate MV-2021 ecotype Netherlands chromosome 11, CGAR_prim_01v2, whole genome shotgun sequence:
AAGGAGACACTCAGTTCCTGATTCAGCTCCGCCCTTCCATACGCGGCGCCTTGCTGAGCGTCATCGACCACTACGAATGGACTCGATTCGTCTTCCTGTATGGCACGGACCGAggtgacacacaaacacacacacacacacacatatgcaaagtacattaataatattaacatcCAGTtatcagtgtactgtatgtccaagGCGTGTGTGATGTGAGATGTTGCAGAAAGgattttacagtacagtaaaaaaaaaatctatgccACGAATGACATCTATTGGGTCGTTAAGCCAATGATTAATTCGCAACATTCCAACACTAATGCTTTGCTATTTTCAACGAGGCATAAAAAGGGAAACACGGTTCTAGATGAAACTAtgaagtcaaaccgggactttctggtggttaaaagtgtaaaagcgtttgacatttacagacgaCTTCAGGCACAGTACTGTGACGAGACTCTTAGTCACAGTCTaaatcatttccacatgtttggatcattaaaggagttcctgggaggccagcgttttagatgtgaatcagacaggcagttTAATCATAGCTTACGCAAACTaagaaaaactttctaccttgatggcatccaagccctagtgaaacactgggacaagtgctttagtgtagcagaagattatatagaggaataaagagagtttttactctcttaactcaaaagtcccgctttgacctgaacgcccctgtgtattatttattcaattcaattcaattttattttatttataaagcgcttttaacaatggtcattgtctcaaagcagcttttttatttaaaaaaaataataataataataaattgtgtatgtgtgagaaaaatgtgtgtagataataataagatgaatgaatgaaatgtctctgatgagcaagccaagggtgacggcgacagtggcaaggaaaaactccctgagatggcaataggaagaaaccttgagaggaaccaggctcaacagggaacccatcctcatctgggtgataacagatagagatgatataacaccatgtgtgttatgcagctgaaagtacaatataacagagattctttaaattaacatgaagtccaatTCAggatagggatgagtcagtaggtgcagagggcagatggagtctggatcactgggagcacaggagcaggatgttggagctggtccttctctggatgccttagaaacctcgcagggttggcctttgtctactgaagctggtacaatctccagatgcctcgggatgggtagaaaagtacagaacagatggagagaattagcgtagttgccattcaggatagatgtactggagtatgaagtaatgggatgagttacgcgtatgccagattaaagagatgcgtcttgagtctacttttaaactgggaaattgtgtctgagccccgaacactgtctggtaggctattccaaagttttggagctaaatatgaaaaggccctacccccttttgtagattttgaaattctgggaattacaagaagtccggagttttgtgatcttaaggagcgtggtggattatagcgtatcagaagactggttaggtatgtgggagctaaaccatttaaagccttgtatgtaagtaatactattttgtaattaattctaaactgaacaggtagccagtgcagtgatgataatattggggttatatgatcatattttctggatctagtgagaaccctggcggctgcattttggactaactgaagcttgtttattgaggatgcaggacaaccacctagtaatgcattacaatagtccagtctggaggtcatgaatgcatgaactagcttttctgcatcagatacggataggatactcctaagtttggcaatatttctaagatggaaaaaggctgtttttgtgatattggaaatatgattttcaaaagacaagttactgtctaatattacgcccaggtcttttactgttgagctggtagtagcagtacatccttctaaacgcaggctgaattgtgaaagctgttgtgtgcgggtttttgggccgatgagtaatatctctgtcttgtctgagtttagtaaaagaaagttattggtcatccaatcttttatgtcctggacacactcggttaagctagacaacttaggtatttcgtctggttttgttgagatgtataattgtgtatcaacataacaatggaaactaatcccatgtcttctaatgatgttacccaaaaACATTTATACTCATCGTCATGGTAGCATTTCAACATGCATAGCAAAAGCACAGTGATTTTAAGTTCTGAATGCTTATGCCATGCACAGGAGAGTGTGTTCAGTGAGTGTCTCGGATTTCAGACAccaagtgtgtgtgattagtggtGGGCGTGGCCTTGTCGTGTGTCGCCGGGTGTAAACAGGCTCTGTTTTATCATTGAGCACAAATGCTGCTCTGTTGCACCCTGCCTACCAGATTTGTAAACCAGTGCGAcaacacacatagacacacacacacacacacacagtcttgttAGCAAACGCGCACAGCAGGAAGGTGATATTCATGCCACGTCAAGTCTAATCGCAGCTGCTCATCATTCATCTTGATCTAGTGTGCGTTAATGAagctgaccacacacacacacacacacacacacatacacagttatgCATCCAATAAGGAGAAAACAGACAGATTGTGTATTAGGGAGGTTTGCAGAATATataccacatactgtagctcatTTCTCACAACATCCCATGCAGTCCATATTCCCTCAGTGCACTTTATACACACTCTATACCATTTATTTCCCTTATACCCCCCCCCACTCATACTGTACTTATGCTCTCTACACTCCACTATACACTTTACAATTCCTCTCTACCCTCCTAATACACTTTCTGTATATCAACTTCATGCTACTACACTCCATCATCTTGTTACACCCCTCCCAGCGTTTTGATCTACACATCTTCACTTCCCACAGTACCTCTTAAATTTATACTTGCTGATATACAATACTCCTGTACACGCATCATATGGCCATTTGGTGCAACGTTGGTGCACAGCGTTAGAAAATGATATGTGGTCCAACACCAGCGCAAATAATGTATCATCAATAGAAAACTAGTTTTCTAAAACTTACCAAAAAGTCTGTTTTGAGTCCGAATCGTCTAGATTTACTAGATTAGCAAACACTTTTGAACATCCAGTAACGGTTCATGAAGAAGAGTCTTGATACATGTATCTTGAAAGCTTGAAAATAAAATAGGTAAAGCTTCACATTTCGATAATCagctacttttacatttaggcatttgcagACACCCtaatccagagtgacttacatttctatctcattatacatctaagctgttgatggttaagggccttgctcaagggcccaacagggacaagtTGGTGGTCaagggatttgaacctgggaccttcaggaccatagtccaatgtcctaaccactgagctacccctgaccccacctagatcacttactcactcacttgcctataccgctttatcctgtatacaggtcaCAGGGAGGTGTGAAGCCTATCCTTGGTCATTtacatactatgggcaatttggaaatgtcaatctTTTGGAccgttggaggaaaccggagtacctggaggaaacccactaagaggcgggaattgaacccagaccctggagatgtaaggcgacagtgcttatcataagccaccgtgccacccaacCAAAAATCTAAGATTTGTTTGTCAAAATCAGATGTTCTCCCTATTGTCACCTCttgttttgttgttctttgttctccatttcttctttttttttttttacaacaaataaTTCTCAGGTAATGGTTAGTGGTAAACTGTTAACCTAGTCATCTTTAGCTCTTTGTGTTATACATTTTACATCCCTAAACACTGAGGATATCATCATGAGGGTGGGAAATGCCTGAAAAGGTTCCAAACataaagagattaaaaaaaggttgttgttgtttttttttccagtctctGACTCGTGATTGGCTGGGAAAAAGCAATCCTGCAAAGGGGTGTGCGGGTGcagttcatttaaagctacagacactgaaacgATGTGTTTGGAAAAGCAGTGAAGCAGAAGTCATTTCAGGCATGCATGATCTGAGCTGCATTTCATCTGGAATGTTAACATACACATTTTGGAGACTTCTAAGGGTGCTTTCACACTACCCAGATCCGAGGACATTTGACCCCAAGTGTACGTTCGTAATTTCAACGTATGTGCAGGCACGAATCAGCATATCGTACTCTAGTCCACTTGAAAAGTTGATCTTGAGCATGGTAAGAGGTCCTTGGGCATGGCTGGAATTAAATATGAAAGCTAATCGTATCGCCAGCGCCATCTGTCCATGGCAGCATGTGCCAGTGTTATCCTCTGAACTATATagccatagctgataaagtTGGAAGGGAGGTGAGCCCGATGCTTTTAACATTGATTTCtggaatattaataatattaggcATGGCATGAAGGGTCACTTCCTTAAATGCTTTGTGTTTATTAGTGTTCCGCAAACCAACTAGGCGCTTACTGCCACCTGGTGTATCGGAGAATGTAAGCGTACTCGAgtacaatattaataatgtaatattatataatataatgtaatataatataatataatataatataagccAGCTGAAGAGTGTGGGTACGAATCAATCCTGCGTAGTGCGAAAGCAGCCCGAGACtcatgttaacttgttaaagaaggAGTATAATATGTGACCTTTAAAGCAAACGTGGTTCATTTAGTGTCTAATTTTGATTCAGCTGCCGATCAGTGTTTTAAATCCGGCTACAGAACGCTAGCGAAAGGAGCACAGGGAAGGGGAACTAGGGAAGAATGAAAACAAGCCTTGCAACTGCATTGCAGGGGTCTGACGGCACGCAGGAGAAGACTCACCAGGATCAAGTCTCAGTAGTTGAGTCACTGAATGACAGCAGACAGAATAAGCACTTCTGTCGAGAGCAATTATTAGCTCATCCTGATGTTGCTGCATGATAAAGGTTTCAGGTTAGTGATatgagcagagaaaaaaaaatggatggcCAGGAAATACCCCCAAGGTGGATTGTGGAGCCAAGGGCTCTCCTGTGAGATCACAAGGTCTGGACGTATCTCCACTGATATAGAGCAACTTTAGTTTCAGGAGGTGAGCCGTCTATGAAGAGAAGTGCGAGGTGTGGAAAGTTAACCAAGGCTGTGACCTCGCTGAGAGCGCAGAGAAAAGGTCAGAGCCAGGTAATGAGCCATGTGGGATTCACGTAGAGGAGGGTCTGCACGAAGCAGATGTGGATGCCCTCGATTTAACCTGGTTTGACCGTCCTGCAGTCCACTGCCTTGCTGTAGCACTTGTCTCACGGCTTGTGAGGATGGACAGGAAGGTTTTGTGGATGAAGGCATGCTAACAACTCACTATTTTCAGCATTctttgtgtaaacacacacagattagaGAGTGCATAGAGTGTTTGTCTATGTTTGCCGAAGGGACATCTGGTGGTCTTATGAAGTCAGggtaagactgtgtgtgtgtgtgtgtgtgtgtctgtctgcccATTTCAATCTGTGTCAGTTGGGAATAACCACCACGAGATCTCTCAGAAGAAGCTGAAAAGAGTCTTTGAGTCTGGCATCACATGTGTCAATTTGGGATCAACACAGAGTATAGATTAGATAATCAGAAAATggacatataaacacacacacacacacacacacacgtacacacaccgtGCTGATGGACAGATTGGTCCAGCAGCGTAACAACGAGACAATTTAGTGGCCATCTGTTGTTTCTGGCATgcttacaacacacacacacacacacacacacacacacacatacacattacatttacaaatgtacaaacaTGTTCAAATGTGTTTAAAGGATTTAAAGGAGTCTAAAGCAAGTATGAGAAGAGTGGAGATATCTAGACCAGGCATAGGGATGTCCAAGACATCTAGAAAAAGTCTAAGCACTTTAAACATATCTAGAACCCATGTAAGCAATGTAAGGATATCTAAAACCTGTGTAGGCACTTTAAAGATATCTAGAAGTAATTTGAGGCACACCAAAGATTTTAGAGATGGAAGAGGTCTGAGAAACGTTCTGGTAACGTTtatgggcagtggtggctcagtcggttaaggctgtgggttactggatTACTGAGTGGAAGGGTAGGGGTTCGaaccccagcatcgccaagctgccactgttgagccgttaagcaaggtccttaaccctatctgcttcaGTGGCACTGCAAGCTGgccgaccctgcgctctgaccccagtttcctaattgggatatgcaaaaaataagcaatttccctctgggattaataaagtttaaaaaaataatcagtatcaagaatttaaacatatcaAGAAGAGAAGCAAATTTTAGGAAAATTAAGGAGCCATGAGCAAAGGGATTCGAACACACAATCCAACAGATGTTGTTCCAAGTGATATTTTCCATAAACTACCGTTCTTTCTAATCAAGAATTGCCCTGTTtggttttgtatgtgtgtgtatgtatactttGCCAGGATACACCATCCTTCAGGCCATCATGGAGAGGGCGGGTCAGAATGGATGGCTGGTGAGCGCAATCTGTGTGGAGAACTTTGGTGATGTCGCTTACCGACGCCTCCTTGAAGATCTGGAGCGTCGCAACGAGAAGAAGTTTGTTATTGATCTAGAGGCAGAACGACTCCAGAACTTTCTAGAGCAGGTGGGTGGAGTTTGGTGAAGGAGAAATCTGAAAGGCAAATCTAGAACAAAGTATTAGGAGCGTGTTAAGATTTTCAAGATGTCTCCAGTAGGTGTGGTCTGGAAATAACGCAGGGAAGTACGTGTCTAGAGACGGCTGGCTGAATGTTCAGAAGCGGGTGTCTACTGTTGAGATATTCAGAGCAGGTGCAGACTAGACCAGACTGAAGGACTTGTAAAAGGTCTAGAGCATGTATGATGTTTTTGTAGATATGAAGACCAGACATAATGTTCAGGCGTGTAGAGTAGGAGATATCTACTGTAGACCATGTAGGAGAAGTTCAGAGATATCCAGAACATGAAAGCTTCTAGACCAGATAAAAGACCGTCAGTTATTTATAAGCAGTTTGAAATGATCTAGAACAGATGAGTTATGAGAAGCTCAGTGATTAATACAACTATATACGGTTAAAGTTtgaattttctctctttttctctttttgtctcttaaTCTAAGCCACGTTACCTATTTATCCTGGGTTTCTTGTTACTGTGAGATAAGACAAGACTAAGGActgcttttaaacacacacacacacacacacgtacacacacgcacacttctAATTGTATACCTTTATAAAACAGCACTCTATTTTAGTAGCTCGATGATACATTGAGCAATTAAGTACTTCTGCCCCTTACTCTCTATCTAATTCTGACTCTCTatctaattctctctctctctctctctctctttcactttctctatatatttttgtctCGCTTTATTTTTTCCAGGCGGTGAGTGTGGGGAAGCATGTGAAGGGGTATCATTACATCATCTGCAACCTGGTGAGTGCCTGGCTGTgggttttgtgtttgtgtgtgtgtgtgtgtgtaggtcagtgtgtgaTATGTATAATGCTTGGCTATATGAAGAAgctccacatactgtatgagaccGAGTCaatcactttctttttttccccttcttctgCCTATTTCCTTtccttgttctctctctctctctctctctgtctcagggCTTTAAGGATGTCTCTCTCGAGCGCTTTATGCACGGGGGAGCAAATGTCACCGGTTTCCAGTTGGTGGATTTCAGTAAACCGATGGTCATCAAACTTATGCAGCGCTGGAACAAACTCGATCAGAGAGAATATCCAGGCTCCGAAACGCCACCCAAGGTACACACAGAACACAGTATCacccattatttcttttttaatttgcacTGGATGTGAATTACGTTTTTTCTTGGTAACATCCTTGTTAACTTTCTTTGGACTCATGGTGCTATGTCCTCACTGAATCTTGCACAAAAACACTTTTGTCCACACAtccaaacaagttttgaacggctaCCAGGGATGCGCTTAACAGTACGTCATGAGTCAATTAGCTAGCTGGGGCGTTTGTATGATGAGGTTCCAGGGTACTAATACGCCTTCCTGTGATAGACAGAAACATTTAGTTACATTTTCAGCAATGGAACCGCTAACCATTTAGTCGGATGATTCTGAAATCCTTTACTTCTGCCCCAGAGTAAAACTCTAAAGATCTAAATGAGCTCATTAATGAACTAATAAAACAGATTGTCGTACTTTAGCATGCCTCTATTATACAGCCTTCAGCAGCTACGTATAAAATTGCACTCAGCTGTAAGCGTAGTGTAGTACTTTTGTAGATatgaaatactttaaaagaaaagGTTATGAGAGTCACTCAAGATTTAATCAGCTAGAATGGAAAATGTCACTCTGCCtgtaagtctctctctcttttgctctctctctctctctctctctctctctcagtctctccaattctttctctccatctcaatttatttaattccGTCAGGTTGAGCTTTCACCTTTATTGGTCTGCCAGTTGTACAGCACGATCAATAACCAGATAACCACATTGAAAACAACAATTCCATTTCCTCATCTgggatgtgtgtctgtgtatgaacacacacacacacctgtcttaGTATACACATACTTATGAGGACCTTCTTTAACCGTAACATAAATATCCAAAGGAAACAATTTCTATTAAAATGCAGAAGACTAAATCTAATTCTGGGAAATCAATTAGAGATgctcaaatcaaaccaggacttttgattgtgtagaatagcagaacacagttatgagaataaaagcTCCCTTTCTACagtaatcctctgctacactaatgaacttaccccagtgtttcactagtgcttggacaccatcaaggtagaatgttttctcagtacacccgAGCCGTGATCAGAAggattaaaggagttcctgggtcAGGACTGTCCGGGGAacgtggcagtaactcccagccgaaGTTCTATAACGTGCAAGTGGCAttggtgaatgaatgtgtgtacagaTCACACAGATAGACGCGTCTCCTCCGCAAGTTGATCataagttatctgtcgattttcaaggatcaggcgttccactcgctaaaTATtaacaggaacgactgcagtgggcacaGAGCCACCTCCATTTGGATGTACAGCCtcctttcaaatgttttactgcagctaagagtctcatcaccgtcatgtgcttgaagtcttctgtaaatgtcaattggtttttATGCATTCATTCCGAGGTTGTCTTGAACGCCCCTCGAAGATCGTCAGACATCTACGAATGtggatttatttaatctgttgCTTGAATTGTGAGTAATGGTATCAGGCAAAAAGTCCTCGTTGACTTTACATCATTCACCTCCCTGTAGTTTAGGTTACTCCTTAAATTTTAAGGGCTGTTCTTAAATTTGATGTTTCTGAacatacattttatgttttaagatTAAAAACTTGAGTGGCTCTGGTTAGTTTCAATCCTCAAAGTCGAAGCTTGGCCACAAGTGCAGCAACTTAACTAACATAAATTAGGTTGAGGATTAAAAGGAGGAATAGCCAGTCAGTTATAGAGTGTGTACGTTTCCAAAGAACCCAATAAAGATATTGGTCATATTGGAGAGTTTTGCGCTATAGCTAATAGAGTGCAGTTGGTAAAACGTATCGACTCTTTCTGGTTGACAAATTCCTTATCGTCCTGATCCGTTATCAGAATTAaatctttaaagcactttaatgaacACTATCCAACTTGGTTGCTTAAGCTGTCTTAGAAAACATACAGTTCTTCACTATGACAAAGTTACTTATAATCCTCGCATCGACATGAGACTGAGGATTCCCTCTTTCTTACCACATCACATAATCCTCCTTTAATTATTCTAAAAATAGGATGTTCACTTTTATTATGAGCTCATACTCATAAATAAACTCTCACTGGCAACTCTATCTCAGCAACCAGACATGATACAGTAATACACTTGCCTTTAAAACGGATCTTACTGAATCAGGAATCTGAAAATTTGCAGAACTCAAATCCCCAAAACGTGACTTAATACGGGTCACATTTAAATATCACGTGTTGGTTACGGAAAGTAAATTGAAATCAATAAGAGGTCATGGTGGCTGTATGTCCTTTAGTACACTTCCTCCCTGACGTACGATGCTGTGTTGGTGATGGCCGAAGCCTTCCGGAACCTCCGGCGCCAGAAGATCGACATCACACGCCGTGGAAACGCCGGAGACTGTCTGGCCAATCCGGCAGCTCCGTGGAACCAAGGCATCGACATGGAGCGCACCTTAAAACAGGTAGGCACatgcaatttaaaaacacaccACCTTAAAATATGTGTAAAGGTTTATCACAACATAGATACATACCTTTAAAACtctttaatatgtgtgtgtgtgcgtgtgtgtgtgtgtgtgcgtgtaatgCACAGGTGCGGATCCAGGGTTTGACAGGAAACATTCAGTTTGATCAGAATGGACGCAGAGTGAACTACACCATGGATGTGTTTGAAATGACGAGCAGTGGCCCAcaaaaggtacacacacacgcgcacacacacacacacacacacacacatacacacacatagtcacAATCTCGGTTATAgatacaaatatacaaacagacaaaccaacacacacttatttatgcattgtgtgtgtgtgtgtgtgtgtgtgtgtgtgtgtgtttgtgtgtgtgtgttgtcagaTTGGTTACTGGAACGACATGGATAAACTGGTGTTGGTGCAGAACGAGCTGGCAGGTGGAAACGGCTCAGCGGGGGAGAACAGGACAG
Protein-coding regions in this window:
- the gria4a gene encoding glutamate receptor 4a isoform X3, which gives rise to MRMLEPALLFGLWASLAHGAFPSSVQIGGLFIRNTDQEYTAFRLAVFLHNTSPNATEAPFNLVPHVDNIESANSFAVTNAFCSQYSRGVFAILGVYDKRSVHTLSSFCASLHISLVSPSFPAEGDTQFLIQLRPSIRGALLSVIDHYEWTRFVFLYGTDRGYTILQAIMERAGQNGWLVSAICVENFGDVAYRRLLEDLERRNEKKFVIDLEAERLQNFLEQAVSVGKHVKGYHYIICNLGFKDVSLERFMHGGANVTGFQLVDFSKPMVIKLMQRWNKLDQREYPGSETPPKYTSSLTYDAVLVMAEAFRNLRRQKIDITRRGNAGDCLANPAAPWNQGIDMERTLKQVRIQGLTGNIQFDQNGRRVNYTMDVFEMTSSGPQKIGYWNDMDKLVLVQNELAGGNGSAGENRTVIVTTIMAMENFTSAGGSSLPTLLKNPVLRH